The window AGGGCCGGGCGTACAAAGGAGATCGAACTCAGTGCTCCCAAGGAGATCGTGAACCTTCTGAAATCCGACGATCTGTTCAAGGAACTGGAGAAATACAAGCCTCCAAAGCAGACCACTCTGATGTGAAAATCTCGCACAGATACCCTTCAGGAGTTCCAGTGGAAATGGTGGGGTGGGGGTCTCAGAAATCCCACTTGCTTTCCTCTTCCAATTTCTTCATGTAGGACTTCTTCACGATGTGCATGTCGCTGAACCATATCAGCGAGAAGACGGTGACGAATAGCATTATCAGGGACAGCAGCGAGTTGAAGGAATGCTCCATCACGTTGTGACGGTAATCATCGGACATCATTAGCTTGACGATGCCTCCCCAAGGGATCTCCATCATCGCCACCGAACGTATGTTGTCCCATCCGATGGGATAGGTGATGATGTGGCTGTTCTGGTCGAAGTTCCTGTTTGTAGTAGGGTTGTCACCCATCGTGAGGAATCCGCTCTGGTTCCTCGTGAAGGAGTTCAGGTCGACGCTGACATCCTTGTGGGATTGTGTTATGCCTGTGAACGACAACTTTCCGGAGAGCCTCATGTAATCGGAGGATCCAGTGCAGCTCCATTCACCTTCGTAGTTCGCAAGAGAGGGTGCGCTCCATGTCCCGTTGCCGTTGTAGTCCAGCCAGATGATGGCACGGTGGATGATTGGGTTCTTGCTGCTCCCGCCCTCGTAGATGATCACCGATCCGTAATCCCCGAAGGTCTGGTAGCCGGTCTGGAGGGCCTCGACATAACTCTGGATCTGATCCTTGCTGGCCGCTTGGCTCACGCTCTGCAGTACGACGGCGTCCCCGGTGTCGATGACACCCAGCTGGGAATAGCTGTTGTCATGCTGCATGCTGTTGGACGTGACGACGCTGAGGGAGGAATCCAGATCCGACGACACCTTGACATAGAGCGTCAGCCCCCCTACCGCCGCCAGCAGCACGCATATCGCGACAACGAGGATCTTCGTACTAGCGTTCACGCGTGGGAG of the methanogenic archaeon mixed culture ISO4-G1 genome contains:
- a CDS encoding signal peptidase I, with protein sequence MNASTKILVVAICVLLAAVGGLTLYVKVSSDLDSSLSVVTSNSMQHDNSYSQLGVIDTGDAVVLQSVSQAASKDQIQSYVEALQTGYQTFGDYGSVIIYEGGSSKNPIIHRAIIWLDYNGNGTWSAPSLANYEGEWSCTGSSDYMRLSGKLSFTGITQSHKDVSVDLNSFTRNQSGFLTMGDNPTTNRNFDQNSHIITYPIGWDNIRSVAMMEIPWGGIVKLMMSDDYRHNVMEHSFNSLLSLIMLFVTVFSLIWFSDMHIVKKSYMKKLEEESKWDF